In Paracoccaceae bacterium Fryx2, a single genomic region encodes these proteins:
- a CDS encoding class I SAM-dependent RNA methyltransferase, producing the protein MIFTIERLGHLGDAIARGPAGPLYVAQMLPGEVVDGEVQGDRLLNARIITPSADRVRAPCPHARTCGGCLLQHASPGFVADWKLGVVRSALAGQGIEADLRPIVTSPPRSRRRATLSGRRTKGGALLGFHARASDVLVGVPQCQLLHPDLIAAFPALEALVITGGSRSGELSLTVTRTISGPDVAVTGGKPLDNALRMDLARVAEAQNLSRLTWDGEVVVLRMSPMQRFGRALVAPPPGAFLQATPEGEAALLACVVEAVGDARRVVDLFAGAGTFALPLAERAEVHAVEGDAAMVAALDRGWRLAEGLKRITSETRDLFRRPLEPDEFKDFDAVVIDPPRAGAEAQMATLARAQVPVIAALSCNPVTFARDAKVLLGAGYLLDWVQVIDQFRWSAHVELAARFSLRGRR; encoded by the coding sequence GTGATTTTCACGATTGAACGGCTGGGCCATCTGGGCGACGCGATTGCGCGGGGGCCCGCCGGGCCGCTCTATGTGGCGCAGATGCTGCCGGGCGAGGTGGTTGACGGCGAGGTGCAGGGCGACCGCCTGCTGAACGCGCGAATCATCACGCCCTCGGCCGACCGGGTGCGCGCGCCCTGCCCCCATGCCCGGACCTGCGGCGGCTGCCTGTTGCAACACGCCTCGCCCGGGTTCGTGGCCGACTGGAAGCTGGGGGTGGTGCGCTCGGCTCTGGCCGGGCAGGGGATCGAGGCCGACCTGCGGCCCATCGTGACCTCGCCGCCACGGTCGCGCAGGCGGGCGACGCTGTCGGGGCGGCGGACCAAGGGCGGGGCGCTGCTGGGGTTTCACGCGCGGGCGTCGGATGTGCTGGTGGGCGTGCCGCAATGCCAGTTGCTGCACCCCGACCTGATCGCCGCCTTCCCTGCGCTGGAGGCGCTGGTGATCACCGGCGGGTCGCGCAGCGGCGAGTTGTCGCTGACCGTCACGCGCACGATCTCGGGGCCGGATGTGGCGGTGACCGGCGGCAAGCCGCTGGACAACGCGCTGCGGATGGATCTGGCGCGGGTGGCCGAGGCGCAGAACCTTTCGCGCCTGACCTGGGATGGTGAGGTAGTGGTGCTGCGCATGTCGCCGATGCAGCGCTTTGGCCGCGCGCTGGTGGCGCCGCCGCCGGGTGCCTTTCTGCAAGCCACGCCCGAGGGCGAGGCCGCGCTGCTTGCCTGCGTAGTCGAGGCGGTGGGCGATGCCAGGCGCGTCGTCGACCTGTTCGCGGGGGCCGGCACCTTCGCGCTGCCGCTGGCCGAACGGGCAGAGGTTCATGCCGTGGAAGGCGACGCCGCTATGGTGGCGGCGCTTGATCGCGGCTGGCGTCTGGCCGAGGGGCTGAAGCGCATCACCTCCGAGACGCGCGACCTGTTCCGCAGACCGCTGGAACCCGATGAATTCAAGGACTTCGACGCCGTGGTGATCGATCCGCCGCGTGCCGGGGCCGAGGCGCAGATGGCGACGCTGGCGCGGGCGCAGGTGCCGGTGATCGCCGCGCTGTCGTGCAACCCGGTGACCTTCGCGCGCGATGCCAAGGTGCTTCTGGGGGCGGGATATCTGTTGGACTGGGTGCAGGTGATCGACCAGTTCCGCTGGTCGGCGCATGTCGAACTGGCTGCACGGTTCAGCCTGCGAGGCCGCCGATAA
- a CDS encoding L,D-transpeptidase family protein has protein sequence MKIALKIFLALVLSFALTACSSKFRTYRGPEVTSIQVHKADRKMYLLHHGKVLASYDVALGFSPVGHKQFEGDGKTPEGSYFIDRRNPNSEFHLSVGMSYPNEFDKEFAASQGRSPGGDIFIHGHTGFKRKNKGDWTAGCIAVTDREMEVIYSMIRKGTPIHILP, from the coding sequence ATGAAAATTGCGTTGAAAATCTTTCTGGCTTTGGTGCTTTCGTTTGCGCTGACTGCGTGTTCGTCAAAGTTCCGCACCTATCGCGGGCCCGAGGTCACCTCGATCCAGGTCCACAAGGCCGACCGCAAGATGTATCTGCTGCACCATGGCAAGGTTCTGGCAAGCTATGATGTGGCGCTGGGCTTTTCGCCTGTGGGGCACAAGCAGTTCGAAGGCGACGGCAAGACGCCCGAGGGCAGCTATTTCATCGACCGGCGCAACCCGAACTCCGAATTCCACCTGTCGGTCGGCATGTCCTACCCCAATGAATTCGACAAGGAATTCGCCGCCTCTCAGGGCAGGTCGCCGGGAGGTGACATCTTCATTCACGGCCATACCGGGTTCAAGCGCAAGAACAAGGGCGACTGGACGGCGGGGTGCATCGCCGTCACCGACCGCGAGATGGAAGTGATCTATTCGATGATCCGCAAGGGCACGCCGATCCACATCCTGCCCTGA
- a CDS encoding CAP domain-containing protein, translating into MNRLTALMLCATLALSACGATMGPALSPDGKPLPQVYRIDQGKVPYRLLDSVNTLRSAAGSAPLTLNAQLNAAAATHSRDMSVQNRPWHFGSDGSSPLERVQRVGYTGQLSGELISETFETELETLAAWMELPDTRAIVLDPAARQLGFAWFQEPGGKIWWTLITGT; encoded by the coding sequence ATGAACAGACTGACTGCCCTGATGCTTTGCGCAACGCTAGCCCTTTCCGCCTGCGGCGCGACCATGGGGCCCGCTCTCAGCCCCGACGGCAAGCCGCTGCCGCAAGTCTACCGGATCGACCAGGGCAAGGTGCCCTACCGTCTGCTCGACTCGGTCAACACGTTGCGCTCGGCCGCAGGGTCCGCGCCGCTGACTCTCAACGCGCAACTGAACGCCGCCGCCGCCACCCATTCGCGCGACATGTCGGTGCAGAACCGTCCCTGGCACTTCGGGTCCGACGGGTCGTCGCCGCTCGAACGGGTGCAGCGCGTCGGCTACACCGGGCAGCTTTCGGGCGAGCTGATCTCGGAAACCTTCGAGACAGAGCTTGAAACCCTCGCCGCGTGGATGGAACTGCCCGACACCCGCGCCATCGTGCTGGACCCGGCGGCGCGTCAGCTCGGCTTTGCCTGGTTCCAGGAACCGGGCGGCAAGATCTGGTGGACGCTGATCACCGGCACCTGA
- a CDS encoding L,D-transpeptidase: MSVDGPNRLDRRRVLGGAAAVLGAAALPAWAQAEMLDPDAPPQGSVRNNVSSFRMLDWQGYFTDTRKGAILVDTTSRALHFWSEDQTIYKLYPTSVPLSEELTRRGRTEVIQKVVNPSWRPTPSMKERNPEWPDVVEGGAPDNPLGVRALYLSWTYYRIHGTHDTRKIGRRSSNGCVGLYNEHILELFDLTQVGTQVLLI; the protein is encoded by the coding sequence ATGAGTGTCGATGGCCCGAACAGGCTTGACCGCCGCAGGGTTCTGGGCGGTGCCGCAGCGGTGCTTGGGGCGGCAGCATTGCCCGCCTGGGCGCAGGCTGAAATGCTTGATCCCGATGCGCCGCCGCAAGGCTCGGTGCGCAACAACGTGTCGAGCTTCCGGATGCTCGATTGGCAGGGGTATTTCACCGACACCCGCAAGGGAGCGATTCTGGTCGATACCACGTCGCGGGCGCTGCACTTCTGGTCGGAAGACCAGACGATCTACAAGCTTTATCCGACCTCTGTGCCGCTGTCGGAAGAACTGACCCGCCGCGGGCGGACCGAGGTGATCCAGAAGGTGGTGAACCCGAGCTGGCGCCCGACGCCGTCGATGAAGGAACGCAACCCGGAATGGCCCGACGTGGTCGAAGGCGGCGCGCCCGACAACCCGCTGGGCGTGCGCGCGCTTTACCTGTCGTGGACCTACTATCGCATCCACGGCACCCACGACACGCGCAAGATCGGGCGGCGGTCATCGAATGGTTGCGTCGGTTTGTACAACGAACACATTCTGGAGCTGTTCGATCTGACGCAGGTGGGCACGCAGGTGTTGCTAATTTGA
- the hemH gene encoding ferrochelatase yields the protein MIAAGEGRLAHAPADHPPVRSAKIGVLLANLGTPDNYDYWSMRRYLSEFLSDKRVIDYPSWKWQPLLQLIILSKRPFSSGANYKLIWNHDKGESPLMTITKDQTAAVAAAIAAEHGNRVMVDFCMRYGNPSTESKVRSMVEAGCEKILFFALYPHYAGATSATANDAFFAALMKEKRQPAARTVPEYFDHPLYIDALAKSVEHAYGRLTIKPDVLVASYHGMPKRYLMSGDPYHCQCAKTSRLLRERLGWDKDAIITTFQSVFGPEEWLKPYTVEHVADLAKQGKKRIAVIAPAFSADCIETLEEINGEIREAFEHAGGESFTYIPCLNDDDAHIKALVAVIDENLAGWLR from the coding sequence ATGATCGCCGCCGGCGAGGGCCGTCTGGCCCATGCCCCGGCCGATCATCCGCCCGTGCGGAGCGCGAAGATCGGCGTCCTTCTGGCCAACCTCGGCACGCCCGACAATTACGATTACTGGTCGATGCGCAGGTATCTCAGCGAATTCCTGTCCGACAAGCGGGTGATCGACTACCCGTCATGGAAATGGCAGCCGTTGCTGCAACTGATCATCCTGTCGAAACGCCCGTTCAGTTCGGGCGCCAACTACAAGCTGATCTGGAACCACGACAAGGGCGAAAGCCCGCTGATGACGATCACCAAGGACCAGACCGCCGCCGTCGCCGCAGCCATCGCCGCCGAGCATGGCAACCGCGTGATGGTCGATTTCTGTATGCGCTACGGCAATCCTTCGACCGAATCGAAGGTGCGCTCGATGGTCGAGGCGGGCTGCGAGAAGATCCTGTTCTTCGCGCTTTACCCGCATTACGCCGGCGCCACCTCGGCCACCGCCAACGATGCCTTCTTTGCCGCGCTGATGAAGGAAAAGCGCCAGCCCGCCGCGCGCACCGTCCCGGAATATTTCGACCACCCGCTTTACATCGACGCGTTGGCAAAATCTGTCGAACATGCCTACGGGCGGCTGACCATCAAGCCCGACGTGCTGGTGGCCAGCTATCACGGGATGCCGAAACGCTATCTGATGTCGGGCGACCCCTACCATTGCCAATGCGCCAAGACCTCGCGGCTGCTGCGCGAACGGCTGGGCTGGGACAAGGACGCGATCATCACGACCTTCCAGTCGGTGTTCGGGCCCGAGGAATGGCTGAAGCCCTATACGGTCGAGCATGTGGCCGACCTGGCCAAGCAGGGCAAGAAGCGAATCGCGGTGATTGCGCCCGCCTTTTCGGCCGACTGCATCGAAACGCTTGAAGAGATCAACGGCGAGATCCGCGAAGCCTTTGAACATGCAGGCGGCGAAAGCTTTACCTACATCCCCTGCCTGAACGACGACGACGCCCACATCAAGGCGCTGGTCGCGGTGATCGACGAAAATCTGGCGGGCTGGCTGCGCTGA
- a CDS encoding methyltransferase domain-containing protein, giving the protein MTPPTLTDRPALARNRARALRDPALFLHDEVAAEMQERLIEVNRTFTAPAVVTAFPQIWAALWPQARIVADDEVLDLAPGAHDLVIDALTLHWANDPVGQLVQCRRALAPDGLFLGAAFGGQTLHELRTSLAAAEVAVTGGLSPRVLPMGEIRDLGGLLQRAGFALPVADSLTRQVSYRDAAHLMADLRAMGEANALAARPRHPTRRSILTETARRYADLHGTPDGRIPATFEIIFLTGWAPHSSQQQPLRPGSAVQSLAEALGAARVAPTETKLDG; this is encoded by the coding sequence ATGACCCCCCCGACCCTGACCGACCGCCCCGCCCTTGCCCGCAACCGCGCCCGCGCCCTGCGCGACCCGGCGCTGTTCCTGCACGACGAGGTGGCCGCCGAGATGCAGGAGAGACTCATCGAGGTTAACAGGACGTTTACAGCCCCCGCCGTGGTCACCGCTTTCCCGCAAATCTGGGCCGCACTGTGGCCGCAGGCTCGCATCGTGGCCGATGACGAGGTGCTGGACCTTGCGCCCGGCGCACACGATCTGGTGATCGACGCGCTGACGCTGCACTGGGCGAATGATCCGGTGGGGCAACTGGTGCAGTGCCGCCGCGCGCTGGCACCCGACGGGCTGTTTCTTGGCGCAGCCTTCGGCGGGCAGACGCTGCACGAGCTGCGCACCAGCCTTGCGGCGGCCGAAGTGGCGGTGACCGGCGGCCTGTCGCCGCGCGTGCTGCCGATGGGCGAGATTCGCGACCTTGGCGGTTTGCTGCAACGCGCGGGCTTTGCGCTGCCGGTGGCCGACAGCCTGACCCGGCAGGTCAGCTACCGTGACGCGGCGCACCTGATGGCCGACCTGCGTGCGATGGGCGAGGCCAATGCGCTGGCCGCCCGCCCGCGCCACCCGACCCGCCGGTCGATCCTGACCGAAACCGCGCGCCGCTATGCCGACCTGCACGGCACGCCCGACGGCCGCATCCCCGCCACTTTCGAGATCATCTTCCTGACCGGCTGGGCCCCCCATTCCAGCCAGCAACAGCCGCTTCGCCCCGGTTCGGCGGTGCAAAGCCTTGCCGAAGCCCTGGGTGCGGCCCGCGTCGCCCCAACTGAAACCAAGCTGGACGGTTGA
- a CDS encoding ComF family protein, which translates to MGLQAALHLIYPPQCLICDTLVTSDFGLCGTCWRETPFITGLVCDQCGTPLPGESHGHAVKCDDCLTLARPWSQGRAALLYADNGRKMVLSLKHGDRLDLARPAGAWMARAAEPLLRPGMVVAPVPLYWLRLLKRRYNQAALLSAAVAKGAGLAHCPDLLARRRNTRSQEGRDREGRFANMEDAIRINPARAPRIAGKPVLLVDDVMTSGATLAVATEACLAAGASEVSVLVLARVAKES; encoded by the coding sequence ATGGGATTGCAAGCCGCGCTGCATCTGATCTATCCGCCGCAATGCCTGATCTGCGACACGCTGGTGACCTCGGATTTCGGTCTTTGCGGCACCTGCTGGCGGGAAACGCCGTTCATCACCGGGCTGGTATGCGACCAGTGCGGCACGCCTCTGCCGGGAGAAAGCCACGGCCACGCGGTGAAATGCGACGACTGCCTGACGCTGGCGCGGCCCTGGTCGCAGGGTCGCGCGGCGCTGTTGTATGCCGACAACGGGCGGAAGATGGTCCTGTCGCTGAAACATGGCGACCGGCTGGACCTCGCGCGCCCGGCCGGGGCGTGGATGGCACGCGCGGCGGAACCGCTGCTGCGGCCGGGCATGGTGGTGGCGCCGGTGCCGCTCTACTGGCTGCGGCTCTTGAAGCGGCGCTACAATCAGGCGGCGCTGCTGTCGGCGGCGGTGGCAAAGGGGGCGGGGCTTGCGCATTGCCCCGACCTGCTGGCCCGCCGCCGCAACACCCGCAGCCAGGAAGGGCGCGACCGCGAGGGGCGCTTTGCCAACATGGAGGATGCGATCCGCATCAACCCGGCCCGCGCTCCGCGCATCGCGGGCAAGCCGGTGCTGCTGGTGGATGACGTGATGACCTCGGGGGCGACGCTGGCGGTGGCGACCGAGGCCTGTCTTGCGGCCGGTGCCAGCGAGGTTTCGGTTCTGGTACTGGCGCGCGTTGCGAAGGAGTCCTAG
- the grxC gene encoding glutaredoxin 3 has product MKSVEIYTTPTCPYCVAAKRLLVRKAAPFTEIDVSRDPAARSAMTARANGGRTVPQIFIGGKHVGGCDDLHALDDAGRLDPLLAD; this is encoded by the coding sequence ATGAAATCCGTCGAGATCTACACCACCCCCACCTGCCCCTATTGCGTTGCCGCCAAGCGGCTGCTGGTCAGGAAGGCCGCGCCTTTCACCGAGATCGACGTGAGCCGCGACCCGGCGGCGCGGTCTGCCATGACGGCGCGCGCGAACGGCGGGCGGACGGTGCCGCAGATCTTCATCGGCGGCAAGCATGTCGGCGGCTGCGACGACCTGCACGCGCTGGACGATGCGGGGCGGCTTGATCCGCTTCTGGCGGACTAG
- a CDS encoding carbon-nitrogen hydrolase family protein → MRAGLVQLTVGDDPAANLPGTLALVRAAVAGGAGFVLTPECTNGLSSNRDHQRAVFHTEEHDPTLAALRAEAARAGVWLLIGSLGLKTHDADGRFANRSFLVAPDGAIAARYDKIHMFDVNVSETEIYRESAGYRPGAQAVLAETPFGRVGMTVCYDVRFPQLYRQLAQAGAEILTVPAAFNHLTGAAHWEVLLRARAIETGCFVLAPAQTGFHAETGGKGRRTHGHSLAVAPWGEVLADAGSEPGVMLVELDLDAVTRARSRVPSLTHDRPFEGP, encoded by the coding sequence ATGCGCGCGGGGCTGGTGCAACTGACGGTCGGTGACGACCCCGCCGCCAACCTGCCGGGCACGTTGGCGCTGGTGCGTGCGGCGGTTGCCGGGGGGGCCGGTTTCGTGCTGACGCCCGAATGCACCAACGGTCTGTCGTCGAACCGCGACCACCAGCGCGCGGTGTTCCACACCGAGGAGCACGATCCGACGCTGGCCGCCCTGCGCGCCGAGGCGGCGCGGGCGGGGGTCTGGCTGCTGATCGGGTCGCTGGGGCTGAAGACCCACGACGCCGATGGCCGCTTTGCCAACCGCAGTTTCCTGGTCGCCCCGGATGGCGCGATTGCCGCGCGCTATGACAAGATCCACATGTTCGATGTCAACGTGTCGGAAACCGAAATCTACCGCGAATCGGCGGGCTACCGGCCGGGGGCGCAGGCGGTTCTGGCAGAAACGCCGTTCGGCCGGGTCGGGATGACGGTGTGCTATGACGTGCGGTTTCCGCAGCTTTACCGGCAGCTGGCGCAGGCGGGGGCCGAGATCCTGACGGTGCCCGCCGCCTTCAACCACCTGACCGGGGCGGCGCACTGGGAGGTGCTGCTGCGCGCCCGCGCGATCGAGACCGGCTGTTTCGTGCTGGCCCCGGCGCAGACCGGGTTCCACGCCGAAACCGGCGGCAAGGGGCGGCGCACCCATGGCCACAGCCTTGCCGTGGCGCCCTGGGGCGAGGTGCTGGCCGATGCGGGCAGCGAACCGGGTGTGATGCTGGTGGAGCTTGACCTGGACGCCGTGACCCGCGCACGCTCGCGCGTGCCGTCGCTGACCCATGATCGCCCGTTTGAAGGCCCCTGA
- a CDS encoding MarR family transcriptional regulator: MPDRNEDIAVALFGELFMADQLARNRISKALPKGMELSHFGVLNHLARSNEERTPAQLARSFHVTRGAMTNTLAKLEWAGHIHIRPDWDDARRKFVGISLSGRAARDVAVQAIAPLIAEVVQSLGADRVRAVLPVLREMRKRLEGEG, encoded by the coding sequence ATGCCGGACAGGAACGAAGACATCGCGGTGGCCCTGTTCGGAGAGCTGTTCATGGCCGACCAACTGGCGCGCAACCGCATTTCCAAGGCATTGCCCAAGGGGATGGAGCTGTCGCATTTCGGCGTGCTGAACCACCTTGCCCGCAGCAACGAAGAACGCACCCCGGCGCAACTCGCACGGTCGTTCCATGTCACGCGGGGCGCCATGACCAACACGCTGGCCAAGCTGGAATGGGCAGGCCACATCCACATTCGCCCCGACTGGGATGACGCGCGGCGCAAGTTCGTCGGCATCAGCCTGTCGGGCCGGGCGGCGCGCGACGTGGCGGTGCAAGCCATCGCGCCGCTTATTGCCGAGGTGGTGCAGTCGCTGGGCGCCGACCGGGTGCGCGCCGTGCTGCCGGTGCTGCGCGAGATGCGCAAAAGGCTGGAAGGCGAGGGCTGA
- a CDS encoding IS630 family transposase — protein sequence MRRDDICLYLGPADRAELQALITNRNTARKLVWRSEIVLATADGHGTFEIMRRARTSKPTVWRWQARYLDEGVDGLKRDKTRPSRVPPLPMETRLKVITKTVQETPPNATHWSRALMAEAMGISPSSVGRIWAEAGLKPHLTKGFKVSNDPLFEEKVTDIVGLYLDPPDRAVVLCVDEKSQIQALDRTQPGLPLKKGRAATMTHDYKRHGTTTLFAALDVKSGKVIGDCMPRHRAKEFLKFLRQIDKAVPARRHVHLVLDNYATHKTPEVKAWLDKHPRFKLHFTPTSASWLNLVERFFAEITSRRIRRGSYSSVDDLKTAIYDYLAQHNEKPKPFRWTKTAEDILTRERRALDKLDEIRGNR from the coding sequence ATGAGACGCGATGACATTTGCCTTTACCTTGGCCCCGCCGACCGTGCTGAGCTTCAAGCTCTGATCACCAACCGCAACACTGCGCGCAAGCTCGTCTGGCGTTCCGAGATCGTGCTGGCGACAGCGGACGGTCACGGCACTTTTGAGATCATGCGGCGCGCACGCACTTCGAAGCCCACGGTCTGGCGCTGGCAGGCTCGGTATCTCGATGAGGGTGTGGACGGCCTCAAGCGCGACAAGACAAGGCCCTCGCGCGTGCCGCCATTGCCCATGGAAACAAGGCTGAAGGTGATCACCAAGACGGTGCAGGAGACGCCGCCCAACGCCACCCACTGGAGCCGCGCCCTGATGGCCGAAGCCATGGGGATTTCGCCGTCGAGTGTGGGTCGCATATGGGCCGAAGCTGGCTTGAAGCCGCATCTCACGAAGGGGTTCAAGGTCTCGAATGACCCGCTGTTCGAGGAAAAGGTCACGGATATCGTCGGTCTCTACCTTGATCCACCGGATCGGGCTGTGGTTCTGTGTGTTGATGAGAAGTCGCAGATCCAGGCGTTGGATCGGACGCAACCCGGTCTGCCGCTCAAGAAGGGGCGCGCAGCTACCATGACACACGATTATAAGCGGCACGGCACGACCACGCTGTTCGCCGCGCTGGATGTGAAATCCGGCAAGGTCATCGGCGATTGCATGCCCCGCCATCGCGCCAAGGAGTTCCTGAAATTTCTGCGGCAGATCGACAAGGCCGTGCCCGCGCGTCGTCACGTGCACCTGGTGCTCGACAACTACGCCACCCACAAGACGCCCGAGGTGAAAGCATGGCTGGACAAGCACCCGCGCTTCAAGCTGCACTTCACGCCCACCAGCGCCTCATGGCTGAACCTGGTCGAACGCTTCTTCGCCGAAATCACATCGAGGCGCATCCGACGTGGCAGCTATTCCAGCGTCGATGACCTGAAGACCGCGATCTACGACTATCTGGCGCAGCACAACGAGAAGCCGAAGCCCTTCAGGTGGACCAAAACCGCCGAGGACATCCTCACCCGAGAACGCCGCGCGCTCGACAAACTCGACGAAATTCGCGGAAACAGGTAG